Below is a genomic region from Henckelia pumila isolate YLH828 chromosome 3, ASM3356847v2, whole genome shotgun sequence.
AAATACAAAACTCCACATTCAAACTTCCTGGAGGTCGCTTAGGTGCGGGTGAATCTGGTAAATCTCAATTTTGGGAGTCATTCGTTGAATTGAGCTCCTAGACTTAGTGACTGGATAGAAATCGTAGGACTTTAAAACTTGTTTTCGGCTGCAGATATCGATGGCTTAAAACGCAAGCTTTCAAGCAACCTATCAGTGGGTGAAGATGGTCGTGGTCCTGAGTGGGAGGTATATAGAATGAATCACAATCTCCGTATGATAGTTTGATTACTTTAACTCAACACTTCTTTTTGTGGATTTCCAGATTGGAGAGTGTCTTGGAATTTGGTGGAGGCCTAACTTTGAATCAGTTCTTTATCCATTTTTGCCAGCGGGTACAAAAAAAGCTAAGGTGGGTTTCTCGGCATATTAATGTTTTACATTTCGATAGCTGCCAGAAGCCCTTGATTGTCTAATGCGCATCTTTTCAGGAGTGCCACAAACTTTTTCTTGTCAAGCTTCCAGCAAGTCGGAGATTCATCGTACCAAGGAACTTCAAACTTCTTGCTGTTCCATTGTGCCAACTTCATGACAATGAGGAGGTATGACTTAACTGCAATCGCAGTACTGATCAATGCAGCCACGTTGAATTTCGCACTAATCTTATTGTGatttaaaatgaaaattaacTTTTTGCTGCTGGAAACATGGTATTGATGTTTAATGCTCGCCCTTATTTGATCAAAATGCAGCTCACTGCAAAGTGGATACTTACGTTTTCTGGGTgttcttgaaaattttgtgCAATTAACTATGAAATAACTTGTCCCAATTGTTGTATTCTGTAGACATATGGATCAGTTATATCTGGAGTCCCCCAGCTGCTGTCCAAACTCTCCTTCAACATTATAGATTAGTGAATATACTTGTTCTTCTCAATTGCGTTGGTGTGGTAAGCATGCTGCAGTCATCATAGAACAGCCCTGGATGCTAATTCAAGGACAGGCTGTTTCAGATATATTAGTGGTTTTGAGATGGGAacactataaatatatgtttatCTAACAATGGGTTTGTATACAAAGTTGTATTGTTGTCCGTGTGTGAACGTTCCTTATTTACGATGATATTTTTGTGTTAAATAAGACCGAATTTGTTGCATATGTAGAAATTAAAGTTGGAAATACTTCCAAGCGCTGCATTCGAAGAGAGGAAGTTGGAGTACTTGGTTCTTTTATATAACttagaaatcatatttgatTGAAAGTTTCAGGTAAAGGAAGCTGTTACAGACGGAA
It encodes:
- the LOC140887186 gene encoding pre-mRNA cleavage factor Im 25 kDa subunit 1 isoform X5; amino-acid sequence: MANQTVVLENGNSHQSADHSGTEELDIYPLSCYYFGSREAVSVRNETVAERVLRMKANYDAYGMRKCVSAVLVVELFKHPHILLLQIQNSTFKLPGGRLGAGESDIDGLKRKLSSNLSVGEDGRGPEWEIGECLGIWWRPNFESVLYPFLPAGTKKAKVVPQTFSCQASSKSEIHRTKELQTSCCSIVPTS
- the LOC140887186 gene encoding pre-mRNA cleavage factor Im 25 kDa subunit 1 isoform X4, whose translation is MANQTVVLENGNSHQSADHSGTEELDIYPLSCYYFGSREAVSVRNETVAERVLRMKANYDAYGMRKCVSAVLVVELFKHPHILLLQIQNSTFKLPGGRLGAGESDIDGLKRKLSSNLSVGEDGRGPEWEIGECLGIWWRPNFESVLYPFLPAGTKKAKECHKLFLVKLPASRRFIVPRNFKLLAVPLCQLHDNEETYGSVISGVPQLLSKLSFNIID